In one Candidatus Peribacter riflensis genomic region, the following are encoded:
- a CDS encoding two component transcriptional regulator, winged helix family, which yields MQTPSILIAEDDAVLREVYVKKFTIAGYNIRAVQNGQEAIQEVEREKPDIAILDLNMPVLDGFAVLERYPRAQRTFPVIILSNFGDTKNKERGLGLGADDFFIKSEMTIKTLLEKVTTLMKAKTMWGK from the coding sequence ATGCAAACACCAAGTATCCTCATTGCAGAAGACGATGCGGTACTCCGCGAGGTCTACGTGAAGAAATTCACGATTGCCGGTTACAACATCCGGGCAGTCCAGAACGGCCAGGAGGCCATTCAGGAGGTCGAACGCGAGAAGCCCGATATCGCCATCCTCGATCTCAATATGCCTGTCTTGGACGGATTCGCGGTCCTGGAGCGCTATCCCCGTGCGCAGCGCACGTTCCCGGTGATCATCCTGAGCAATTTCGGCGATACGAAGAACAAGGAGAGGGGCCTCGGTCTGGGGGCGGATGACTTCTTCATCAAGAGCGAAATGACGATCAAGACGCTGCTTGAAAAAGTCACCACCCTCATGAAGGCAAAGACGATGTGGGGGAAGTAA
- a CDS encoding elongation factor Ts, with product MSPISASAVSSLRQRTGVSMMECKKALDEAQGNEEKAIEILRKRGIAQAAKKAARDQFEGLIFLAQGAGKAALVLLKCETDFVARDENFRKAGSALVDELLQKGEAALKALGEKTVPALVQKLGENISIGEARLVTGQTLGTYLHTNSKIGVVISLEGGTEDSARDVAMHAAAMNPTVTRPEEVTAEKVEKEKEIWREQLKKEGKPEAMFDKIMLGKEKKFREENALVKQTFVKDPSKTVEQFLGTAKVAAYVRLAVS from the coding sequence ATGTCCCCCATTTCCGCCTCCGCCGTTTCCTCCCTTCGCCAGCGCACCGGCGTTTCCATGATGGAGTGCAAGAAAGCCCTCGATGAGGCACAGGGGAATGAAGAGAAAGCCATCGAAATCCTCCGCAAGCGCGGCATCGCGCAGGCAGCCAAGAAAGCGGCGCGCGACCAGTTCGAAGGCCTGATCTTCCTTGCACAGGGAGCAGGAAAAGCCGCCCTCGTCCTCCTCAAGTGCGAGACGGATTTCGTCGCCCGCGACGAGAATTTCCGCAAAGCCGGTTCCGCACTTGTGGATGAACTCCTGCAGAAAGGCGAAGCAGCCCTGAAGGCCCTCGGCGAGAAGACGGTTCCCGCACTCGTGCAGAAGCTGGGCGAGAATATTTCGATCGGCGAAGCCCGCCTCGTAACTGGCCAAACGCTGGGCACCTACCTGCACACGAACAGCAAGATCGGCGTCGTGATCAGTCTGGAGGGTGGGACGGAGGATTCCGCACGCGATGTCGCCATGCACGCCGCCGCCATGAATCCCACAGTGACCCGCCCGGAGGAAGTGACGGCCGAGAAGGTCGAAAAGGAGAAGGAAATCTGGCGTGAACAGCTGAAGAAAGAGGGTAAGCCCGAGGCGATGTTCGACAAGATCATGCTCGGCAAAGAGAAGAAGTTCCGGGAGGAGAACGCCCTCGTGAAGCAGACGTTCGTGAAGGACCCCAGCAAGACCGTGGAGCAATTCTTGGGAACAGCCAAAGTCGCCGCGTATGTGCGGCTGGCCGTGAGCTGA
- a CDS encoding small subunit ribosomal protein S2: MSLPTEKELLAAACHIGHPKNKWHPKMASYLYAVRKGIHIFDLTQTCAHLARCVEELKKLQAEGKTILFVSTKQQSIPLIEEIGESLKQPTVTKKWIPGLLTNWSTLKRRIKYYLELKESFRNGEVEKYTKKEQVQLRKKLTKLDTALGGVSGMVKIPDAVFVIDALRDRVAVLEANVLKIPVFGICDSNVDPSLFRTLIPANDDAVKSIGIILATIRDSLGGSNKEHSPELREDNRESVIGIKS, translated from the coding sequence ATGTCTCTGCCGACGGAAAAAGAACTGCTCGCCGCTGCGTGCCACATCGGCCACCCCAAGAACAAATGGCATCCGAAGATGGCGTCGTACCTCTACGCCGTACGCAAGGGCATTCACATCTTCGATCTCACGCAGACCTGTGCGCACCTCGCACGCTGCGTGGAGGAACTGAAGAAGCTCCAGGCCGAAGGCAAGACGATCCTGTTCGTCTCGACGAAGCAGCAGAGCATCCCGCTGATTGAAGAGATCGGCGAATCGCTCAAGCAGCCCACCGTGACGAAGAAGTGGATTCCCGGGCTCCTCACGAACTGGTCCACCCTCAAGCGCCGGATCAAGTACTACCTGGAACTCAAGGAATCGTTCCGCAACGGAGAAGTGGAGAAGTACACGAAGAAAGAACAGGTGCAGCTCCGCAAGAAACTCACCAAGCTCGATACCGCACTCGGCGGCGTCTCGGGAATGGTCAAGATTCCGGATGCCGTCTTCGTCATCGACGCCCTGCGTGACCGCGTGGCCGTGCTCGAGGCGAACGTGCTGAAGATTCCGGTGTTCGGCATCTGCGACAGCAATGTGGATCCCTCACTCTTCCGCACACTCATTCCGGCCAATGACGATGCTGTGAAATCGATCGGCATCATCCTCGCCACCATCCGCGACTCCCTCGGCGGCTCCAATAAAGAACACAGCCCCGAGCTGAGAGAGGACAACAGAGAGAGTGTCATCGGCATCAAGTCCTAA
- a CDS encoding disulfide bond formation protein DsbB, translating to MPDEALIVRALSFVTLAGDLFIVCYFVLSLIETFIIRRPTMLSRLLSQWGLLILFFVAGTASLGSLTFSEVLGWEPCKDCWFQRVFMYSQALLLAFAFLRRDRGIAPYAILLSLVGMVFSINQYVGQIRSILLPALAGTCEDPLVDCSVSQIFQFGYITIPMMAFTAFAMIALVAWAMIRQRPRSA from the coding sequence ATGCCGGATGAAGCCCTCATCGTTCGTGCACTCTCATTCGTCACGCTTGCCGGCGATCTCTTCATCGTCTGCTACTTCGTTCTCTCACTCATCGAGACATTCATCATCCGGCGGCCCACCATGCTCTCGCGCCTGCTGTCGCAGTGGGGATTGCTGATTCTCTTCTTCGTGGCGGGTACGGCATCGCTCGGCAGTCTCACATTCTCCGAAGTGCTCGGCTGGGAGCCCTGTAAGGATTGCTGGTTCCAGCGCGTCTTCATGTACTCGCAGGCCCTGCTCCTCGCCTTCGCGTTTCTGCGGAGGGACCGGGGCATCGCCCCGTATGCGATCCTGCTCAGCCTCGTGGGCATGGTGTTCTCCATCAATCAGTACGTGGGCCAGATCCGTTCCATCCTGTTGCCTGCGCTCGCCGGAACCTGTGAAGATCCCCTGGTGGATTGTTCCGTCTCCCAAATTTTCCAGTTCGGCTACATCACCATTCCCATGATGGCCTTCACCGCCTTCGCCATGATCGCGCTTGTTGCATGGGCAATGATCCGGCAGCGCCCGCGGTCGGCATGA
- a CDS encoding glycyl-tRNA synthetase, translating into MPATSLDQLVSLCKRRGFIFPGSEIYGGLANTWDYGPLGVELKNRVKREWWKAFVHKRPDMFGMDASILMNPKVWEASGHVSNFNDPLVDCKQCKERFRGDKLLEEKLGIEAVAVLKLAQIGSMLKAEKIACPSCGGHEWTEAKQFNMMFKTHQGVVEDDAALVYLRPETAQGMFVNFKNVLNTMRPRLPFGLAQIGKAFRNEITPGNFTFRTREFEQMEIEYFVLPGEEKHVFDEWKETVWDWYTGLGIEKKSLRVREHDQEELSHYSSRTIDIEYQFPWGFGELFGLANRGDFDLKQHEKFSGEDLTYTDPDDPTKKFLPHVIEPSFGCDRTVLTFLLEAYTEEKLENGETRIVMKFDPRLSPVDVAILPLSKKEHLIAKAQELYKKVVQETGLVVDFDVTGSIGKRYRRQDEIGTPQCVTVDFGTLGEDEKQGAKDTVTIRDRDSLKQERVSTHDLAARLIRR; encoded by the coding sequence ATGCCAGCCACCTCCTTAGACCAGCTCGTCTCCCTCTGCAAACGCCGGGGTTTCATCTTCCCGGGATCGGAGATTTACGGCGGTCTGGCAAACACGTGGGACTACGGACCGCTCGGAGTGGAGCTCAAGAACCGGGTGAAGCGTGAGTGGTGGAAGGCCTTTGTCCACAAGCGGCCGGATATGTTCGGCATGGATGCCTCGATCCTCATGAATCCGAAAGTGTGGGAGGCGAGCGGGCACGTGAGCAACTTCAATGACCCCCTCGTGGACTGCAAGCAGTGCAAGGAGCGCTTTCGCGGTGACAAGCTGCTCGAGGAAAAACTGGGCATCGAGGCCGTGGCAGTGCTGAAACTGGCCCAGATCGGATCCATGCTCAAGGCCGAGAAAATCGCCTGCCCCTCGTGCGGCGGTCATGAGTGGACCGAGGCGAAGCAGTTCAACATGATGTTCAAGACGCATCAGGGGGTCGTGGAGGATGATGCCGCCCTCGTGTACCTGCGTCCCGAAACCGCGCAGGGCATGTTCGTGAACTTCAAGAATGTCCTGAACACCATGCGGCCGCGGCTTCCCTTCGGGCTCGCGCAGATCGGCAAGGCATTCCGCAACGAAATCACGCCGGGCAACTTCACTTTCCGCACGCGCGAATTCGAGCAGATGGAGATCGAGTACTTCGTTCTGCCGGGCGAAGAGAAGCACGTCTTCGACGAATGGAAGGAAACTGTGTGGGACTGGTACACGGGGCTGGGCATTGAGAAGAAGAGCCTCAGGGTGCGCGAGCATGACCAGGAGGAGCTCAGCCACTACAGCTCCCGCACCATCGACATCGAGTACCAATTCCCGTGGGGATTTGGCGAGCTCTTCGGTCTCGCAAACCGCGGGGATTTTGACCTGAAGCAGCACGAGAAATTCAGCGGCGAGGACCTCACCTATACGGACCCCGATGACCCGACCAAGAAGTTCCTGCCCCACGTTATCGAGCCCAGTTTCGGCTGTGACCGCACCGTGCTCACGTTCCTGCTCGAGGCCTACACCGAAGAGAAACTGGAGAATGGAGAGACGCGCATCGTCATGAAGTTCGATCCGAGACTCTCGCCGGTGGATGTGGCGATCCTTCCGCTCTCAAAGAAGGAACACCTCATCGCCAAAGCACAAGAATTGTACAAAAAAGTTGTACAAGAAACGGGCCTCGTCGTGGATTTCGATGTGACGGGATCGATCGGCAAGCGCTACCGCCGTCAGGATGAGATCGGCACCCCCCAGTGCGTGACCGTGGACTTCGGCACGCTCGGAGAGGATGAGAAGCAGGGCGCGAAAGATACCGTGACGATCCGCGACCGAGACAGCCTGAAGCAGGAGCGCGTGTCGACCCACGATCTCGCCGCGCGTCTCATCCGGCGCTAG
- a CDS encoding carboxy-terminal processing protease — MRTLRSSASVFLSGIGLALLPLAAIAAVNVADVLTVPDTVPVSRGEFIRAAVKVLGITGGDKAVLPYRRVPRDLQPAVKAAYAAGALETFGQELFAAQPITRGQALEVVVALRHMTADPATTYRDARSSDRLARAVRVAVDRGWMVPRSSGIFGVQEILMGKEARLFLRKVLGQGGEQQENDTIPTVEIRFTPSKPQTTGLSSLPKAQILDALWKIIEDDFLYEDRLNPEDVAYDAAESIVKSLGDPYSSFYRPAGSRAFQSRIQGEVSGIGAQVEDREGVLTIVTPLSGSPAEKAGLKPNDQIIAVDGVSIMDLPYEEMVDKVRGPKGSVAKLRIRRGGTEIDVEVKRDIIKVPEIEIKWQEEVAVVKLLQFGKLSETDLRPEMRHVQEQDPQGIILDLRNNPGGLLHAATIVASNFLPKGSVVTKIRSRSGERMEKTEDEPTIDARVPIVVLVNEGSASASEIVAAALQDADRATIVGEKTFGKGTVQEVLEFSDKSSLKLTIAEWFSPLGHKIDGTGVKPDVVVATAERDEQMTKAIELLKRTRR, encoded by the coding sequence ATGCGCACCCTGCGTTCTTCAGCTTCCGTTTTTCTCTCGGGCATCGGGCTTGCGCTGCTGCCGCTGGCGGCAATCGCAGCCGTGAACGTAGCGGATGTGCTGACTGTGCCCGATACCGTCCCGGTCTCGCGTGGGGAATTCATCCGCGCGGCGGTGAAGGTGCTGGGGATCACGGGCGGCGACAAAGCCGTGCTGCCGTACCGTCGTGTCCCGCGCGATCTGCAGCCGGCGGTGAAGGCGGCCTACGCCGCAGGGGCACTCGAAACGTTCGGACAAGAACTCTTTGCAGCGCAGCCGATCACGCGGGGGCAGGCGCTTGAGGTCGTGGTCGCTCTGCGGCACATGACGGCCGATCCTGCCACAACGTATCGTGATGCGCGGTCGAGCGATCGGCTCGCCCGGGCAGTGCGGGTCGCGGTGGATCGTGGATGGATGGTGCCGCGTTCGAGCGGGATCTTCGGTGTGCAAGAGATCCTCATGGGCAAGGAGGCCCGGCTCTTCCTGCGCAAGGTGCTGGGGCAGGGGGGGGAGCAGCAGGAGAACGATACGATCCCGACGGTTGAGATCCGCTTCACGCCCAGCAAGCCACAGACGACGGGTTTGAGCAGCCTGCCCAAGGCCCAGATTCTCGATGCGCTCTGGAAGATCATTGAGGATGATTTCCTCTACGAGGATCGTCTGAATCCGGAGGATGTTGCCTACGATGCGGCTGAATCCATTGTGAAGAGCCTCGGAGACCCGTACTCCTCATTCTACCGTCCGGCGGGGTCCCGTGCGTTCCAGTCGCGCATTCAGGGGGAGGTGTCGGGCATCGGTGCACAGGTCGAGGATCGCGAAGGAGTGCTGACCATCGTGACGCCGCTCAGCGGTTCACCGGCGGAGAAGGCGGGGCTGAAGCCCAACGATCAGATCATTGCCGTGGATGGCGTAAGCATCATGGACCTTCCGTATGAGGAAATGGTGGATAAGGTCCGCGGCCCAAAGGGGTCCGTGGCCAAGCTGCGCATCCGCCGTGGCGGAACGGAGATTGATGTGGAGGTGAAGCGCGACATCATCAAAGTGCCCGAGATCGAGATCAAGTGGCAGGAGGAAGTCGCCGTGGTGAAACTTTTGCAGTTCGGCAAGCTCTCGGAGACCGATTTGCGACCCGAGATGCGCCATGTGCAGGAGCAGGATCCGCAGGGGATCATCCTCGATCTCAGGAATAATCCCGGAGGGCTGCTCCATGCCGCGACGATTGTGGCGAGCAACTTTCTGCCCAAGGGATCGGTGGTGACGAAGATCCGGTCCCGTTCGGGCGAACGCATGGAGAAGACGGAGGATGAGCCGACGATTGACGCCAGAGTGCCGATCGTGGTGCTCGTGAATGAGGGATCCGCCTCGGCATCCGAGATCGTGGCTGCCGCCCTGCAGGATGCCGACCGGGCGACGATCGTGGGCGAAAAGACCTTCGGCAAGGGAACGGTGCAGGAGGTGCTCGAATTCAGCGACAAATCGAGCCTGAAACTCACCATTGCCGAGTGGTTCAGCCCGCTGGGGCACAAGATCGACGGTACGGGCGTGAAGCCCGATGTCGTGGTCGCCACGGCAGAACGCGATGAGCAGATGACGAAAGCCATCGAGCTTCTGAAGCGGACGAGACGGTGA
- a CDS encoding DNA gyrase subunit B — MASAKQQYTAENIQVLEGLEPVRKRPGMYIGSTDQRGLHHLVYEIVDNAIDEAMGGHASLIIVTLHDDGSVSVYDNGRGIPVDIHPKIKKSALEIVLTTLHAGGKFGGDDSGYKVSGGLHGVGSSVVNALSVKMRAEIYRDGKVWVQEYERGKPQADVKSKGETKKRGTLIRFWPDKQIFDTLEFSLVTIMNRLRQQAYLTRGITVALLDEREKRSEEDQKQPRLYRFHFEGGIAAYVSHLNASRDVIGKPIWFEKDTPEGFVEVALQYTQSFQEMVATFANNIHTTEGGHHLTGFKAAITRTINAYARSQSLLKEKDENLSADDVREGLTAIVSVRLKEPQFEGQTKSKLGNAEMKTAVETVVNDKLAEYFEEHPGEAKDIVAKCTLAARARLAARAARDSVIRKGALEGMTLPGKLADCSSRDPSECELFIVEGDSAGGSAKQGRNREFQAILPLRGKILNVEQARLDKMLANNEIKALIIALGVGVGEVKDLSRLRYHRVVIMTDADVDGAHIRTLLLTLFFRYFPELIEAGFIYIAQPPLFKIQHGKDISYAYNEEEKEKTLKKWGVDVNAIEEAEETEGTEETAEMKALMKEGKGKKEEKKSPRVNIQRYKGLGEMNPEQLWDTTMNPDSRSMMRVTMDDAELADATFSTLMGSEVAPRRKFIQTRAKTVKNLDI, encoded by the coding sequence ATGGCGAGCGCAAAACAGCAGTACACCGCAGAGAATATCCAGGTTTTGGAAGGCCTGGAGCCCGTCCGCAAGCGTCCAGGCATGTATATCGGCTCCACGGATCAGCGTGGGCTCCATCACCTGGTCTACGAGATCGTGGATAACGCGATCGACGAGGCCATGGGCGGCCATGCCTCCCTGATCATCGTCACGTTGCACGATGACGGGTCCGTGAGTGTGTATGATAACGGCCGCGGCATCCCGGTGGATATCCACCCCAAGATCAAGAAATCCGCGCTCGAGATCGTACTCACAACGCTCCATGCCGGAGGCAAATTCGGCGGCGACGATAGCGGCTACAAAGTCTCGGGCGGGCTGCATGGCGTGGGTTCCTCCGTCGTGAACGCCCTGAGCGTCAAGATGCGGGCCGAGATCTACCGCGACGGCAAGGTCTGGGTGCAGGAGTACGAGCGCGGCAAGCCCCAGGCGGATGTGAAGTCAAAGGGCGAGACGAAGAAGCGCGGCACCCTCATCCGGTTCTGGCCCGACAAGCAGATTTTCGACACGCTCGAGTTCTCGCTCGTGACGATCATGAACCGCCTGCGCCAGCAGGCGTACCTCACCCGGGGCATCACCGTGGCGCTCCTCGATGAGCGCGAGAAGCGGTCGGAGGAGGATCAGAAGCAGCCGCGCCTGTACCGGTTCCACTTCGAGGGGGGCATTGCTGCGTACGTGTCGCACTTAAACGCGTCACGCGACGTGATCGGCAAGCCGATCTGGTTTGAGAAAGACACGCCCGAGGGCTTCGTCGAGGTGGCGCTGCAGTACACGCAGTCCTTTCAGGAGATGGTGGCGACGTTCGCCAACAACATCCATACCACGGAGGGCGGCCATCACCTCACGGGGTTCAAGGCGGCCATCACGCGCACCATCAACGCCTATGCGCGTTCCCAGAGTCTCCTGAAAGAGAAAGACGAGAACCTCTCGGCCGATGACGTGCGCGAGGGTCTCACGGCCATCGTGTCGGTGCGCCTCAAAGAGCCGCAGTTCGAAGGGCAGACGAAATCCAAGCTCGGCAACGCCGAGATGAAAACCGCCGTGGAGACCGTGGTGAATGACAAGCTTGCCGAATACTTCGAGGAGCATCCGGGCGAAGCCAAAGACATTGTCGCCAAGTGCACCCTCGCCGCCCGCGCCCGCCTCGCCGCCCGCGCCGCCCGCGATTCCGTGATCCGCAAGGGCGCGCTGGAGGGTATGACGCTGCCGGGAAAACTGGCCGACTGCTCCAGCCGCGATCCCAGCGAATGCGAGCTCTTCATCGTCGAGGGTGATTCTGCAGGAGGCTCGGCCAAGCAGGGCCGCAACCGCGAGTTCCAGGCCATCCTTCCGCTCCGCGGCAAGATCCTCAATGTCGAACAGGCGCGGCTGGATAAGATGTTGGCCAATAACGAGATCAAAGCGCTCATCATCGCGCTCGGGGTCGGCGTGGGCGAGGTGAAGGATTTGAGCAGACTCCGCTACCACCGCGTGGTGATCATGACCGATGCCGACGTGGACGGAGCGCACATCCGCACCCTTCTTTTGACCCTCTTCTTCCGCTACTTCCCGGAACTCATCGAGGCCGGGTTCATCTACATCGCCCAGCCGCCGCTCTTCAAGATCCAGCACGGCAAGGACATCTCCTACGCGTACAACGAGGAGGAGAAAGAGAAGACTCTGAAGAAGTGGGGTGTCGATGTGAATGCGATCGAGGAGGCCGAAGAGACCGAAGGAACAGAGGAGACCGCAGAGATGAAGGCTCTCATGAAGGAGGGCAAGGGCAAGAAAGAAGAGAAGAAATCCCCGCGCGTGAATATCCAGCGGTACAAGGGCTTGGGCGAAATGAACCCCGAACAACTGTGGGATACCACCATGAATCCCGACAGCCGCAGCATGATGCGGGTCACCATGGACGATGCCGAGCTGGCCGATGCCACCTTCTCCACCCTCATGGGGTCCGAGGTCGCGCCCCGAAGAAAGTTTATTCAAACGAGAGCGAAGACGGTGAAGAACCTGGATATTTAG
- a CDS encoding histidyl-tRNA synthetase: MAEPQFRTPKGTHDILPEEQRYMTYIKKAVRHRCRQAGYRRIDPPIFEDRRIFERGIGEHTDIVEKELFTVSGKRRDEGEEKTSEFALRPEFTAGICRGYIEHGMQQLPQPVELFAIGPCFRHDRPQKGRFRQFHQFDLEVIGLKDPSLDAQLIHVITKIFADLKILERLTLQINNIGTAENRAAYVQALKDFFIGKERNLPELDRARLDTNPLRLLDSKEEDTQVLLKGAPTLEQFLSDESKQYHATLLEYLDALGISYVPNIHLVRGLDYYTQTVFEFWDQSTGAQNAVGGGGRFDGLIELLGGKPTPGVGFAGGMERTIWHMKEAGVQAPHKDQVDVFVAQLGPEAKKNCLLLISALREKGVHTVGALGEASLKSQMRLADKFEATFALLLGKMEVKRSTIILRDMKKGQQQEVPFDGIVDHVIKLLGEKNLDTYTLRDQFAGATDD; this comes from the coding sequence ATGGCAGAACCACAATTCCGCACTCCAAAAGGCACGCACGACATCCTCCCCGAGGAACAGCGTTACATGACCTACATCAAGAAGGCTGTGCGTCACCGCTGCCGCCAGGCAGGCTATAGACGCATCGACCCTCCCATCTTCGAGGACCGGCGCATCTTTGAGCGCGGCATCGGCGAACACACCGACATCGTGGAGAAAGAGCTCTTCACGGTAAGCGGCAAACGCAGGGATGAGGGCGAGGAGAAGACGAGTGAGTTCGCCCTGCGCCCGGAGTTCACCGCCGGCATCTGCCGCGGATACATTGAGCACGGCATGCAGCAGTTGCCCCAGCCCGTGGAGCTCTTCGCCATCGGCCCCTGTTTCCGGCACGATCGCCCCCAGAAAGGCCGCTTCCGCCAGTTCCACCAGTTCGATCTGGAGGTGATCGGCCTCAAAGATCCCAGCCTCGATGCGCAGCTGATCCACGTCATCACCAAGATTTTCGCAGACTTGAAGATCCTCGAGCGGCTCACGCTCCAGATCAACAACATCGGCACAGCCGAAAACCGCGCCGCGTACGTGCAGGCGCTGAAAGATTTCTTCATCGGCAAAGAGAGGAACCTCCCCGAGCTCGATCGCGCCCGGCTCGACACCAATCCCCTCCGGCTGCTGGATTCCAAAGAGGAGGATACCCAGGTTCTGCTGAAGGGCGCGCCCACCCTCGAACAGTTTCTCAGTGACGAGAGCAAGCAGTACCACGCAACCCTGCTGGAGTACCTGGATGCACTGGGGATCTCGTACGTCCCGAATATCCACCTCGTGCGCGGTCTGGATTACTACACGCAGACCGTCTTCGAGTTCTGGGATCAATCCACCGGCGCACAGAACGCGGTGGGGGGCGGCGGCCGTTTCGACGGCCTGATCGAGCTCCTCGGCGGCAAGCCGACGCCGGGTGTCGGGTTCGCCGGCGGGATGGAGCGGACCATCTGGCACATGAAGGAGGCCGGCGTGCAGGCCCCGCACAAGGACCAGGTGGATGTCTTCGTCGCACAGCTGGGGCCCGAAGCCAAGAAGAATTGTCTGTTGCTCATCTCGGCACTCCGCGAGAAGGGTGTGCACACCGTCGGCGCGCTGGGCGAAGCGAGCCTCAAGAGCCAGATGCGCCTGGCAGATAAGTTTGAGGCCACGTTCGCGCTCCTGCTCGGCAAGATGGAAGTGAAACGCTCTACGATCATCCTCCGTGACATGAAGAAAGGTCAGCAGCAGGAGGTCCCCTTCGACGGCATCGTGGATCATGTGATCAAGCTCCTCGGCGAAAAGAATTTGGATACGTACACCTTGAGGGATCAGTTTGCGGGAGCGACGGACGACTAA
- a CDS encoding two component, sigma54 specific, transcriptional regulator, Fis family, which translates to MDKPQKHVLVAEDEAFLLSMIRSLLAKHGVRVSTARDGQEAIDSIDQDPPDLLLLDLLMPNVDGFAVLQHRKKKKLKFPVVVCTNLSDKKNIIKCNDFDVNEYLIKSDMDDDQIWNIAEKYLV; encoded by the coding sequence ATGGACAAGCCACAGAAACACGTCCTCGTTGCCGAGGATGAAGCATTCCTCCTGAGCATGATCCGCAGCCTGCTCGCCAAGCACGGCGTTCGTGTGAGCACTGCACGTGACGGACAGGAGGCAATCGACAGTATCGATCAGGATCCTCCCGATCTTCTCCTCTTGGATCTGCTGATGCCGAATGTCGACGGGTTCGCCGTCCTGCAGCACAGGAAAAAGAAGAAGTTGAAATTTCCCGTCGTCGTCTGCACCAATCTGAGTGACAAGAAAAATATCATCAAATGCAATGATTTTGATGTGAATGAATACCTCATCAAAAGTGACATGGATGATGATCAGATCTGGAATATTGCGGAGAAATACCTCGTGTAA
- a CDS encoding OmpR family two-component response regulator produces MSKHVLIAEDDTALADLMAKVLSKYNIRVTITYNGKEAVEALEKEVPDLLLLDILMPVLDGHGVMRFIREKSLECPVIVLSNLSDKETRDKCKEMQAQNYFVKNDLDDDDLWPAIEGYLR; encoded by the coding sequence ATGAGCAAACACGTTCTCATCGCCGAAGACGACACTGCTCTCGCCGATTTGATGGCAAAAGTTCTGAGCAAATACAACATACGTGTCACGATCACCTATAACGGGAAGGAGGCGGTTGAGGCTCTGGAGAAGGAAGTGCCGGATTTGCTTCTCCTCGATATCCTCATGCCGGTGCTGGATGGTCACGGCGTCATGAGGTTCATCAGGGAAAAGAGCTTGGAGTGCCCCGTCATCGTGCTCTCCAATCTCAGCGACAAGGAAACGCGGGACAAGTGTAAGGAAATGCAGGCGCAGAATTACTTCGTGAAGAACGATCTGGACGATGATGATCTCTGGCCCGCGATCGAAGGATACCTGCGCTAG